The following is a genomic window from Chloroflexaceae bacterium.
TCCTCCACCGGGGGGCGGCGGGGCGGGGGGGCAGAAAGGCCGGGAAACTTCCTTTACAGACTACTGAGCACTCTGTGAACGAAGGTTTTCGGCAACTCCGCCTCCTCTCCGCCCCTCCCCCGCTGGGGGAGGGGATCCGGCTCCTCCCCCCAACGGGGGGAGGTTGGGAGGGGGGCGGAAAGGCCAGGAAACTTAGTTCACAGACTACTTACGGCGTCTCATCGGGGGCGCCGGCGAAGAAGGCGGCGATAGGTGCTTTGAAGGGCAGCGTCGGGGAGATAAGCTCGCCGTCGGGGGCGACGCGGGTCTCCTGGCGGTAGTCGCCGGCGGCGGGGTCGGGCGCGCTGAGGACCAGTACATCGCGCTCCACCGGGCGAACGATCCAGTACTCAGGCAGGCCGGCCCGCGCATAGGCGCCCCGCTTCACCACTAGATCCTGGGCCGGGTTGCTCGGCGAGAGCACCTCGACGATCAACGCCGGAACGCCGTGAACGCGCCGGTCGTGGACGATGCCCAGGTCCTTGTCGGCTCTACCCGAATAGCCGCCCGGTCGCCATGTTCCAGCCGGGGAATGATTATCGAGGGAATAACCGCCTGCCCGCGGTAGACGTGTTCGGCGCGGTAGAGGCTGCCGGCCAGGGTGAGCAGTTCTACGACGCGGTGGCCGGCCCGGCGATGGGGAGAATATCGGTGGTCATAGGTATGTCCGGGTGGTGGCGGTTCCGGTGGTTCCTTGATAACCTGCTACTGATTCCGAGCTATTCTGACTGGTCGCGGCCGTTGGGCTGAAGCGCTGCGCAGCCAATGCTCCGGTCTTACCGCGCCAGTGCGATGACTAAAGCGATTGTAGCACGCCCGGCCAGAGGGAGAAACTGCTGATGACGACCCTGATCTCGTTCCTGGGCGCGACCGACTACCGTGATACGATCTACGTCTATGATTCGCGCAAGAGCCATGCCACGCGCTATATGGCCGATGCGGCCATAGCCTTGTTTGACCCCCCGCCCCGTCGCTTGCTCGTTGTGGTGACCGAGGAAGCCCGAACGAAACATTTAGAAGCATTGATCGAGAAGCTGCGCGGGGTGATTGAACCTGAACCGGTCCTGATCCCATCAGGTCAATCGGAACGTGAACAATGGGAGATCTTTGAACAGATCGCTGCAAGGATCAACAAGAATGAAGAGTTGATCTTCGATATTACCAACGGCTTTCGCTCCATTCCTGTGCTGGCATTGCTTATCGCCGCCTATGTGCGGGTGGCGCGCCAGGCCACGGTACGCCATTTAATCTATGGCGCCTTCGATGCGCGTAATGCACAGAATGAGTCCCCGGTGTTTGATCTGACGCCGCTCGCGGCGCTACTCGACTGGACCACCGCGACGGACGCTTTTCTCAAGTACGGCCGCGCCGATGCGCTCCGTGATCTGGTTCAACAACGGGCGCATGAGCTTTCCACATCGAATCAACTGGCTCAATTGTTGCATCAATTGACCGCCGCCCTCCAGGCGTCGCGCCCGGCGGAAGTGATGCGAACCGCTTCGGCGCTGCCAGAGGCTCTCGCCGCCTTTGGCAACCCGGAGGGCGCGGACGCCGCGGCCCGTCCGTTGGGGTTGCTGCTCGGCACGATCGAGCAGGAGTACGGGCAAATGGCCCTCGCGCAACCGCACGCGCCCGACCTGGCCCGTGAGGTGATCGTCAAACAGCTCGAAATGATTGAGTGGTATGTGGCGAAGGGACTGTATGTTCAGGCGTTTACCCTCACCCGCGAGTGGCTCGTCTCGGTGGTGCTGGTCACTGCCGATGGCGGCCCCTACGACCTTTATAGTGAAAATGACCGGCAACTGGCCGAGGCCGCGGTCAATGGCCGTAATCGCACGCCAGGACATGCAGCGCTCCCGGTGCCGGCGCCTATCCTGAGCGCCGGTCAGCAGCCTGCCATACGCGATTTGTGGGGGAAATGTCGAGCCCTTCGCAACGATCTGGCCCACGCCGGGATGCGCCGAAATGCGGAGCGGGCCGAGCAGGTCGCGGAACGCGTCCGTGAAGTTTGCTCCAGGCTACGGCCAACATTGAAAGAGTTGGGATTTGAGGTTTAGATGTGATCTGGCCAGGCGCCCATCAGGCAGGGGGATGGGGAAACTTCTCAGGTGGAGGGTTTTTCGAGCGAGAAGGGGTTTTCGGCATTCCAATGGGTTTGCGATCCTCACCCCCCTGCCCCCCCTCTCCACCGTAGGTGGAGAGGGGGAGTTGGGCGTGTGCCGATGCCCCGGATGGCGAATGTGACGCGAGGATGTGCCGGAAAACCCTCCACCTGAGAAGATGGGGAAACCTGGTTTCCCCATCCCTCTCCAACTGCCTCTGTTTACTTCAGAAAACTCAATGAACCAGTCCTCTCTGAACGACCTGTTGCGCCTGTTTCTGGAGACCCGCGTGCCCGTACTGTTTCTGATCGGCTCGCTGGCCCTGGCGATTCTCGGCAACGCCGTCTATGAGTTATTGACCGCTGTGTTCGGGGCCACGCCGCAGTTTCTTATCGCGCTGATTGCCGGCGCGGTGATGATCTTTGCCTTTGTGGTGGTCGTGTTCCAGCGTTTGCTACGGGGGTTCAAGCGCCGGGGGAGGACGACAGTCGAGCCGGATCGGCAGGCGCCGCCGCATCCCGGCCTGATTCTGCCGGTAAGCCCCAACCCTCAGGCAGCCGATGCGGACATTATCGCCTGGCACCAGCGCGATGCGACCCTGCGCCATTGCTGGTTGCTGGCATCGCCATCGGTTGCCGGCAGCGAACGGTTTCGCGACCTGAAACAGACGTTACTGGAACGCAACGTGACGCCCCACGTTGTGTTGCTCGACGATGTGCTCCGTGCCGACCAGGTCTACGCGAAGGTGCGCGACGCGATCAACCAGGCCGTGCCGGTAGGCGATGCCTGGCCGCTGATTGCCGACATTACCGGTGGCACCAAGGTGATGACCGCAGGAATTTTGTTGGCCTGCCTCGACGCGGGCGTGCCTGTGCAGTACTGGGTTACTCCCCGTGATCGGCGGGGCAATCCGCTACCCTCAGAGGAGAGTTGTCCGATGCAGGTTGTGGTCCGTACCCCATGATGAGGAGCCTGACAGGTATGCCGGTTCTTGTGCTGAATTACTCGCATCCGCTCACCGAAGCTCAGTTGGCCACTGTTGCCGGGATCGTTGGCGAGGCGCCGGAGGTGCGCGACCTGGCTGCTCACATTGACCGCGCTCGCCCGCTGGCCGAGGTGTCCCGCGAGCTGGCCGATGCTGCCGGTCTCACCTCCCAGCAGTGGCAGACTCTTCCGCTGGCGCTTAACCCGCCGGCGCTGGCGCCGGTGGCGCTGGCGCTGATTGCCGAGATCCACGGGCGGATTGGACATTTTCCCGCCATCCTGAACGTTCGGCCCATCGAGGGGAGCGTGCCGACGCGCTACGAGGTGGCTGAGGTGGTGAACCTGCAGGCCCTGCGCGACGCGGCGCGAACGCGAAGGTAGACAGGGGATGCCAGCGCCGCAACAGCATTTCGTGTACGTGTTCACACTTCTCCTGGGAGCGAGGGCATCTTGCCCTCGAATCCTGACGAGGGCGGGACGCCCTCGCTCCCAGATCTGCGGGGTTGCCCCAACTCCGAACACGTACTATTTCGTCTCGGCGGCGGCCGCAGGGACCGCGGCATCGATCCTACCCGAATAGCCGCCCGGTCGCCACGTTCCAGCCGGGGATGATGGTGGAGGGGATGACCGCCTGCCCGCGGTAGACGTGCTCGGCGCGGTAGAGGCTGCCGGCCAGGGTGAGCAGTTCCACGACGCGGTGGCCGGGGTCGGCGATCCAGTACTCGCGCACCCCCGCGGCGGCGTAGAGGTCGCGCTTCTCGCGCCGGTCGTAGCTGGCCGTGGCGGGGGAGACCACCTCCACCACCAGGTCAGGCGGGCCGACGATGCGCTGCGTGGTGATCGTCGCCGCCCCGCCGTGCAGGATGACGATGAGGTCGGGCTGCACGATGGTGGCGGGGCCGAGTTGCACGTCAATCGGCGCCGCGAAGACCCGCCCGTGGCCGGCAAGCTGGACGTGCTGCATCAGATGGTAGAAGATCAGGCCGCTGGCGTTCTGGTGATCAGGGGTGGGCGCGGGGGCCATGCGGAGGTCTCCATTGATCAGTTCGTAACGCTGGCCGTCGTCGGGGAGTTGCTCGTAGTCGGCGACCGTCCAGCGCCCGCCGGGGGGCGGGGGCAGGTGGGTGGCCGGCCCGGCGATGGGGAGAATATCGGTGATCATAGGCGTGTCCTGATGGGTGAAAGCCTGCGGGTCGCTCGTTCCATTATATGCGCCTGCGCGGCGAAGCCGCGGAACGGCGGGAGCAGGTGCTGAGATGTATCGCCTCCCTTACGGCGCCCGCACGCCGAGCACCACCCGCGCGCCGGGCAGCACCCAGCCGCCCTCCGGCGGTTCGGAGCTGACCACCTGGTTGGCCTTGTAGCGGTCGAAGACCTCGGGGATGCGCTCGCGGTCCTGCAGGTCCACGATAATGTTCTCGCGGGGGATGCCGCGCTGCGCCAGATCCTCGATCACGTTCTCGACCTTCTCGCCCCGAATGTTCCACGAAACCTGGATGGCCCCCGGCGCCGGCGGATCGGGGGGCGTGTCCTCCACCACCCAGGCCAGCACCCAGCCCTCGTAGCCGATCAGGTTGGGGTCGAAGTTTTCCTTCACCCGCACGCGGTACCAGCCGGGATAGCTGGTCGTGTCGAGGATCTCGAGCAGGTCGCCGTTGCGCAGGTAGCTGCCGCGCGATGACTCGTCGGGCCGCAGGCAGAGCAGCCCGAACGGGCCAGGGATGTCCTGCCCCTGGAAGCGGTAGCTGGGCAGGGGCCGGATGGCGGCCAGGTGGCGGTAGTCGTACTTGATGCCGAGGATGCGGCTCTCGCGCAGGTAATCCTGGAGCCGCAGGGTCACGCCAGCGGGCAGCCCGTTGAGCAGCAGGTCGTACTGGCCGCTGCGAAAGCCGTCGGGCAGCCGGTTGAGGCGCAGGTCGAGCCGGCCCGGTTCGGCGCGCTGGACGATCAGCCCGATGGCGGGGCGGTTGTCGCTGGCCGGGGCGGGTTGCAGGGTGACGGTGCGGATGCCGGTTAACCGTTCGCCGATCAGGACGAATTGCAGCGGCAACCGGCCCACAAAGACGAAGTCGCGGTCGCCCTGATCGGGGATCTCGAAGCGCGACACAACGAAGGGCGGCGGGGTTGCGGTAGGCGTCTCGACTGGCTCGGGGGGCGTCGCGGTGGAAACGCTGCTGGCGGGCGTGGGCGTGCCAAGGGTGGGGGTGGGGGCGGGAACGGTGGGGGGGGCTGGCTCCTCCGGGGTCGGGTTGGGAATGGCTACCGGGCCTTCGGTGACCGCTGCGGGCAGGGTGGCGGCGACGCTCGCTGTGGCGGCGGTCGGCGCTGGTGAGGGCGATCCGGCGGAAAGGCGGGTAAGGTTCGCAATGGCCAGCCCCAGGCCGACGGCCAGCACCACCGTCAGCCCGGCCCAGACCGTGCGCGCCGGGGTGAAGGAGCGCACGGGCAGGCGCACCCGCCGCAGGTCTTCGAGCATGGCCCGGGCGTTCGGGTAGCGATCAGCCGGATTGGGCATCAGCGCCTTGAGCACGATGCGCTCCAGGTTAGGCGGAACCGGGGTGGCCGCCGGCAGCAGAATGGGCTTGCTCTCGTCGGGGGCGCGATCGGGCGGGGGCTCGCCAACCAGCAAGTTGTAGAGCACCGCGCCAGCGGCGTACACATCGGCGGCGGGGGTGATGGGCGCGCCGGGCCGGCGCTGTTCGGGCGCGGAGAAATGCCGCGTGTAACCCCGCACGACCAGGCGATTGTGGCGCCGGGAGATGCCGAAGTCGAGCAGGTAGAGTTCGCCGCTGAGGTGATGGACGCGCAGATTCTCGGGCTTCACGTCACAGTGAACGATCTCGCGGCCGTGGAGGTAGGTCAGGGCCTCGAGGAGCTGGCGCATCCAGCGGAGGGCCGTAGGCAGATCCGGGGGACCCTGGCGGAGATAGCTCGCCACATCGCGCCCGCGGATGTACTCCATCGAAATGCAGAGCTGCCCGTCGAAAAAGAACGCATCGTAGACCTTTGGCAGCCGTTCGTGGCTGAGCTGGCGCAGCAACTCGCGCTCTTCGAGCAGGGCGTCCTGCTTGCTATCGTCGGCGGTCTTGCTGGCCTTGATCACCACCTCCTGACCGCGCTCGACATCGAAGGCGCGGTAGGTGGTGCCAAAGCCCCCCCGGGCGCTGAGCAATTCGCGAATCTGATAGCGTTCCTTGATCGTCTGTCCGATGGGCAGCATCGCCGTCCCGCCCCGGGGCAGCGGGTCATCCGCAGATGCATCCGCGGCGGCTGGCTGGGTTGGCGCCAGGAACGTGGTGGACATGGAGGCGGTGACCGGCTGTTGTGCGGGGGGCCAGGCATAGCCAAGGCGCCGCAACTCATCGAGCATGGCCTGCGCGTCGGGGAAGCGGTCGGCCGGATCGTAGCTCATCGCCTTGAGCACCACGTGTTCGAGTTCGATGGGGATGGACTGGCTCTCCTCGCTGGGGAGCCGCACGGTGCGGTCGTTGTGATCGTCGCGGAACGGCGGCTCGTAGCCGGTCAGGAGCAGGTACAGGGTGGCGCCAACGGAGTAGACATCGCTGGCCGGGGTAGGGTCGGCATCGGGGTCGTACTGTTCGGGAGGAGAGAAGCGCGGCGAGTGGGCGCGGATGGCCGTTTGCGCAAGGGACTGGGACAGGCCGAAATCAAGCAGAAAGATCTCCCCTGTCTCCATATGTACGCGCAGGTTCGAGGGCTTGACATCGCGATGGACGATCCCCCGCTCGTGGAGGTAGGCCAGGGCCTCGAGGGTCTGGCTGATCCAGCGCAGGGCGGTGGGCCGGTCGGGAGGATCGGCGCGCCGATCGGGGCCGCGAGGTACAACGTAGCTCGACACGTCGCGACCGGGGATGTACTGCATCGCGACGCAGAGCTGTCCCTGGTGAAAGAACCCGTCGTACACCCTGGGCAGCCGGGGGTGCTCCAGGCTCTTGAGCAACTGGAGTTCTCGCAGCAGGGCGTTCTGCTCGATATCGCCCGCCGTTTTACTGACCTTGATCACCACCTCGCGCCGCTCGACGGCATCAGTGGCCAGATAGGTGGCGCCAAAACCGCCCTGTTCGCTGATCGCGCGGCGAATGGTGTAGCGTTGGTTAAGCGTTACGCCTGGCTGAATGGTCATGCGTCGTACAGGAGTTCGGCATTGTTGGAAACCGGATATTACTCCTCAAGATTGAGCACATAGCCCAGGCCCCGGCGGTTGACAATCAGATTCCCGGCGCCCTGAGGGTCGGCGGCGCGCAGGCGCCTGCGCACCTCGGCAAGCTGCTGATCCAGCGCCGCAGCCTCGTCGCCGGGACGGTAGGCGTCGCCCCAGATGGCCCGCGCGCAACTGTCGCGCGAGCACACCTCCCCGGCGTGCTCGTAGAGGAAACGCAGCAGGCGCACCTGCATCGGGGTGAGAGCAACTGCCTGATCGCCGATCAGAAAGCGCATCTGGCGATCATCGTAGCGCAGGCGGCTCGCAGCGGCTTCCGTGGCTTCGGGATCATCGAAGCGCAGGATGGGCCGGGCGCTGCCCAGGCCGATCTCATCGTCGTGGCGCAACAGGTGCGGGGCGCTCAGGCGTCGCCCGTTGATGAACGTGCCATTGACGCTGCCGGCATCCACCAGCAGGAAGTGCATCCCGTTGCGCTCGATCCGGGCATGCAGGCGCGAGACCAGGGGGTGCTGTACGACCAGGTCGCAGCCGGGCGCCCGCCCCAGCGAGCAAGCGTCTCCCGTCAATGCATAGCTGTGTGTGATCACAATCTCAGAATCGAGCGCCAGGAGCCTGGCGCAGGGCATGGCATCGCTCATGCCGCACCTGTTGCTGACCGCGATAGACCGGATAAGCGTGCCTCAAGCATAGCATGCAAAACGCACTTATGCCAGAGAAAAAATATTCATCCACATTCACCATGGACCTGCCGGCGGGTAGGGCTGCGACTTCCCGGGAATCCTCGCGTGACCTGAGTTGGAGAGGGGTGGGGAAACCTGGTTTCCCCGCTTCTCAGGTGTAGAGTTTTTCGAGCGAGCAGCGGTTTTCGGCATTCCGATGCGCTTACGATGCCTCAACCCCCCTGCCCCCCTCTCCCGCTCAGGGAGAGGGGGGAGTTGGGCGTCCCAATGATCCGGATGGCGCATGCGACGCGAGCATGCGCCGGAAAACCCTATCCCTGAGAAGGTTTCCCCACCCCCTTGCCCTCCCAGCAATGAGCAAACGCAACGTCTTTCCTTAGCCAGCGGCTATAGCTCCTTCTCCGCCTGTACCAGTATGCTTGCGACAAGGCAAGCAACGGGAAGGAGGAGGACCATGGCCTGCTGTTTCTGGAGCGGAGCGATCGTCCTGGCGCTGCTCGGGGTAAGCGCGCTGACGCTCGACCCGCGCCGCGTTCGCCTGTCGCGTCTTTCGCCGCTGCGGCTGTTGCGGGGCTGTTTTGCCGCGCTGCTGCTGCTGATTGCCATGCTCCTGGGGAGCCTGGCATGGGTGCTGCGATGAACCACGCTTTGCTTCTGGTGCAGGTGGATGGCACGCCCGGTTCCCCGCCGCGGGGCGTCGCGGGCATTGGCGTGGTCGTGCGCGGCCCCCGCGGCAATCTGATCTGTACGCGCTGCCTGCAGGCGCCGGCCGCCACGAACCACGAGGCCGAGTACCAGGCGGTGATAGCCGGTCTCCATCTCATGCTGACCCGCTATCCGGGAGTGGCGGTGCGCTGCATGAGCGACAGCCAGGTGGTAGTTAACCAGCTCTGCGGTCGCGCCGCGGTGCGTGCGGAGGGCGTGCGGCGGCTGTTCGAGCAGGCCCGGGCGCTGTGCGCGCGCCTGAGCGCGCTGGAACTGATTGCCATTCCCCGCGAGTTGAACCGTGTCGCCGACGCCCTGGCATGGGAGGCCCTTGGCGGTCGCCGGGCGATCGTGGGCTTTTGTCGCCAGCGGGTGTAGGGGTGTGGAGGTGTGGAGGTGTAGAAGTGTGGAGGTGTTTTTCGATCCTTTAATTGAGTAATTAACTTGTAAAAAATCAACTCTACAACTCTACAACTCCACAACTCTACAGTGCTAAAGAAAGGAACAGACCCATGACCAACCAGATTGTCACCGAAACCTGCGCTGCGGTGGAAGAGGCGCTCGTTGAAGGGCTGGCGGTTGCCAGAGGCGAGGTGAGCGCCGAGGGGATGGGGCGCGATCTGCCGCTGCCCCGCTTCGTGACGGGCCTGGCGACGTTGCCGCAGGCGCTCCCGCGGCAGATGTTTGGTCTGGCCACCCAGCTCGTGGTGCCGCCGGGCGCCTGGGCTGTGGTCTATCTGCCCGGCGGCGAACCGGCGGTGTATGGGCCGGGCAGCTACTGGTTATGGGGCCAGCCCGGCACGGTGCTGGTGCAGTGGGTGGACGCGCGTCGCCGGCAGGCGCCGGTGGGGCCGGTCGAGGGCTTTAGCGCCGACAAGTGGCGCGTGCGCCTGTGGCTGGCAGTGGATGTGGCGGTGAGCGACCCGCGGCTGATTGCCGCCCATCGTCAACCGCTCGACGCCCTGGCGACGGCGGCGCGAACCGCAGCCCTGGCCTACATCGAGCGTCATAGCCACGCGGCGCTCACTGGCTACGAGGGCGACCAGGGCGGCATGGACGGGCCGGCCCTGGCGATCCTCGAACGGCTGCGCGCCGACCCGGCCCTGGCCGGGCTGGAGATCATCAGCGTGCAGGTGGTTGAGCGCCAGGGCGACGAACGGCAGATCGAGGCCGCCACGGCGGCCACGGTCGCCGCGGCGCGGATTGACGAGGCGCTGCGGGTGGAAGCGGCCGAGCATCGCGCCACGCTGCAGCGGCTGGAGGCGCGCTCGGCGATCGAGGAGCGTGAGCATAGCCTGCGGCTGGCGGCCACGGCCGCCACGGCCCGCGAGCGCCTGCTGGCCCAGCAGGCCGAGGTGCAACAGGCGGCCCTGGCCGCGCGGCTGGAGATCGTTCTCGCCCAGATCCGAGCCCAGACCGCCGAGATTGCTCGCGAGGAGCAGCTCTGGCAGGCCGAACAGGCCCGGCTCCAGGGTGAATGGGAGCGGGTGCAGCGCCAGTTGCTCGAGGCCCACCAGACCGACCAGCACGTGCGGGTGCTGGAGGCGCAGCAGGGCCTCGTCCGCGCCGAAGGCGACGTGGTCCTCGCGGCCCAGGCGCGCCAGAACGAGCATGCCCTGGCCCTGGCCGCCATCCAGCAGCAGATCGCCGAACAGCGCGCCCGCCAGGCCGAAATCGCCGCCGAGCGCCGCGCCCAGCACGATCAGGCCCTGCTCGAACTGCACCTGCGCCACGAGGCCCTGATGGCCGAGCAGATGCAGAAGCTGGAGGCCTGGCGCGCCCAGCAGGGCCTCGGCGCCTCGCGCGTGGTGGGGGTGCTGGGGCTGGAGGTGGCGGAGTGACCTGTTCTGGGCTGTGGAGGTGTGGAGGTGTGGAGGTGTGGAGGTGTGGAGGTGTGGAGGTGTGGAGGTGTGGAGGTGGTTTCGGATCCTTTAATAGATCCATAAAATTAAAAAACATTATCTCCACATCTCTACAACTCCACACCTCTACACAATCACGGATTGGGCAGCAGCCATTCATCCACGCGGAGAACCATATTCGCGATCGTGCGAGCGACGTCGGCATAACCCTGATGCAGCAGGTTCGTGTCTTCGCTGGACAGATAGCCACAGTGATTTGCAAAGGACAGCCAGGTCTGCGTTTCGGCCAGTTCGCCTTCAACATCGGTCAACTTGCTCAAAAACGCCGCCCGGTACCGCCGCTTGCGCCACGCTTCGGCCAGGTTGGCGCATACGGAACGGGACGAGCGCCGTAGCTGGTCGGTCAGACTGTACCGTTCTTGTTGGGGAAACTGCTTGCTGACTTCAAACAGGCGCATCGCGAGATCAAAGGCGCGCTGATAGACAAGCAAGTCCTCATGGGTTACAGCTTTTCGTGACATTAGCAGCCTCCTGGCAAGACAGGAAAGGACAGAACCTCTACACCTCATACCGTAGAACCAGCCAGAAGGGTACGCTCCACAGCTCTACACCTCCACATCTCCACACCTCCACAAGAATTAAGGAGTCTTCCCATGCCAATCTTCCCCAGATACGCCGGTTCCGCCCTGCTCGACCAGGTGGTGAGCGTCGAGAACCTGACCCTGGCCTGGCGGCGGGTGCGCGGCAACATCCAGGTGGCCCGGCGCGGACGGAGCGCCGGGGTGGACGCAGTGACCCT
Proteins encoded in this region:
- the csx2 gene encoding TIGR02221 family CRISPR-associated protein: MTTLISFLGATDYRDTIYVYDSRKSHATRYMADAAIALFDPPPRRLLVVVTEEARTKHLEALIEKLRGVIEPEPVLIPSGQSEREQWEIFEQIAARINKNEELIFDITNGFRSIPVLALLIAAYVRVARQATVRHLIYGAFDARNAQNESPVFDLTPLAALLDWTTATDAFLKYGRADALRDLVQQRAHELSTSNQLAQLLHQLTAALQASRPAEVMRTASALPEALAAFGNPEGADAAARPLGLLLGTIEQEYGQMALAQPHAPDLAREVIVKQLEMIEWYVAKGLYVQAFTLTREWLVSVVLVTADGGPYDLYSENDRQLAEAAVNGRNRTPGHAALPVPAPILSAGQQPAIRDLWGKCRALRNDLAHAGMRRNAERAEQVAERVREVCSRLRPTLKELGFEV
- a CDS encoding Uma2 family endonuclease, whose protein sequence is MVHDRRVHGVPALIVEVLSPSNPAQDLVVKRGAYARAGLPEYWIVRPVERDVLVLSAPDPAAGDYRQETRVAPDGELISPTLPFKAPIAAFFAGAPDETP
- a CDS encoding Uma2 family endonuclease — translated: MITDILPIAGPATHLPPPPGGRWTVADYEQLPDDGQRYELINGDLRMAPAPTPDHQNASGLIFYHLMQHVQLAGHGRVFAAPIDVQLGPATIVQPDLIVILHGGAATITTQRIVGPPDLVVEVVSPATASYDRREKRDLYAAAGVREYWIADPGHRVVELLTLAGSLYRAEHVYRGQAVIPSTIIPGWNVATGRLFG
- a CDS encoding serine/threonine protein kinase, producing the protein MTIQPGVTLNQRYTIRRAISEQGGFGATYLATDAVERREVVIKVSKTAGDIEQNALLRELQLLKSLEHPRLPRVYDGFFHQGQLCVAMQYIPGRDVSSYVVPRGPDRRADPPDRPTALRWISQTLEALAYLHERGIVHRDVKPSNLRVHMETGEIFLLDFGLSQSLAQTAIRAHSPRFSPPEQYDPDADPTPASDVYSVGATLYLLLTGYEPPFRDDHNDRTVRLPSEESQSIPIELEHVVLKAMSYDPADRFPDAQAMLDELRRLGYAWPPAQQPVTASMSTTFLAPTQPAAADASADDPLPRGGTAMLPIGQTIKERYQIRELLSARGGFGTTYRAFDVERGQEVVIKASKTADDSKQDALLEERELLRQLSHERLPKVYDAFFFDGQLCISMEYIRGRDVASYLRQGPPDLPTALRWMRQLLEALTYLHGREIVHCDVKPENLRVHHLSGELYLLDFGISRRHNRLVVRGYTRHFSAPEQRRPGAPITPAADVYAAGAVLYNLLVGEPPPDRAPDESKPILLPAATPVPPNLERIVLKALMPNPADRYPNARAMLEDLRRVRLPVRSFTPARTVWAGLTVVLAVGLGLAIANLTRLSAGSPSPAPTAATASVAATLPAAVTEGPVAIPNPTPEEPAPPTVPAPTPTLGTPTPASSVSTATPPEPVETPTATPPPFVVSRFEIPDQGDRDFVFVGRLPLQFVLIGERLTGIRTVTLQPAPASDNRPAIGLIVQRAEPGRLDLRLNRLPDGFRSGQYDLLLNGLPAGVTLRLQDYLRESRILGIKYDYRHLAAIRPLPSYRFQGQDIPGPFGLLCLRPDESSRGSYLRNGDLLEILDTTSYPGWYRVRVKENFDPNLIGYEGWVLAWVVEDTPPDPPAPGAIQVSWNIRGEKVENVIEDLAQRGIPRENIIVDLQDRERIPEVFDRYKANQVVSSEPPEGGWVLPGARVVLGVRAP
- the csx15 gene encoding CRISPR-associated protein Csx15, which translates into the protein MPVLVLNYSHPLTEAQLATVAGIVGEAPEVRDLAAHIDRARPLAEVSRELADAAGLTSQQWQTLPLALNPPALAPVALALIAEIHGRIGHFPAILNVRPIEGSVPTRYEVAEVVNLQALRDAARTRR
- a CDS encoding FHA domain-containing protein, producing the protein MSDAMPCARLLALDSEIVITHSYALTGDACSLGRAPGCDLVVQHPLVSRLHARIERNGMHFLLVDAGSVNGTFINGRRLSAPHLLRHDDEIGLGSARPILRFDDPEATEAAASRLRYDDRQMRFLIGDQAVALTPMQVRLLRFLYEHAGEVCSRDSCARAIWGDAYRPGDEAAALDQQLAEVRRRLRAADPQGAGNLIVNRRGLGYVLNLEE
- a CDS encoding four helix bundle protein, producing the protein MSRKAVTHEDLLVYQRAFDLAMRLFEVSKQFPQQERYSLTDQLRRSSRSVCANLAEAWRKRRYRAAFLSKLTDVEGELAETQTWLSFANHCGYLSSEDTNLLHQGYADVARTIANMVLRVDEWLLPNP
- a CDS encoding ribonuclease HI family protein; its protein translation is MGAAMNHALLLVQVDGTPGSPPRGVAGIGVVVRGPRGNLICTRCLQAPAATNHEAEYQAVIAGLHLMLTRYPGVAVRCMSDSQVVVNQLCGRAAVRAEGVRRLFEQARALCARLSALELIAIPRELNRVADALAWEALGGRRAIVGFCRQRV